Proteins encoded in a region of the Ancylobacter sp. SL191 genome:
- the prmC gene encoding peptide chain release factor N(5)-glutamine methyltransferase — protein sequence MNRRADLLRTLAARFAAAGLDTPEREARALLRAALGLSDLDLVARDDVAVADDDAARLESLATRRASGEPLARLTGHREFWSLDFALAPDTLVPRPDTETLIEAGLEAFPDHTRALRILDLGTGSGAILAALLSEYPAAWGLGVDLSEGAARQARANLERLGLADRAAILVGAWDAGISGRFDLVVSNPPYIASTDIPTLEVEVRTHDPLLALDGGADGLDAYRAITAALPRLLAPGGRAILELGIGQETDVVALLAASGVPADGPARRDLGDVARAIVTAPA from the coding sequence GTGAACCGCCGGGCGGACCTGCTTCGGACGCTCGCGGCGCGCTTTGCCGCGGCCGGACTGGACACGCCCGAGCGCGAAGCCCGCGCCCTGCTGCGGGCGGCGCTCGGTCTCTCCGATCTCGATCTGGTGGCTCGCGACGATGTCGCTGTCGCGGACGATGACGCGGCGCGCCTCGAATCCCTCGCCACCCGGCGGGCCAGCGGTGAGCCGCTGGCCCGCCTGACCGGCCACCGCGAATTCTGGAGCCTCGATTTCGCGCTCGCACCGGACACGCTGGTGCCACGGCCCGACACCGAGACGCTGATCGAGGCGGGGCTAGAGGCGTTTCCCGACCATACCCGCGCCCTGCGCATCCTCGATCTCGGCACCGGCTCGGGCGCCATCCTCGCGGCGCTGCTCAGCGAATATCCGGCGGCGTGGGGGCTGGGTGTCGATCTGTCCGAAGGCGCCGCGCGGCAGGCGCGGGCGAATCTGGAGCGGCTCGGGCTGGCCGATCGCGCGGCGATCCTCGTCGGCGCCTGGGACGCAGGCATTTCCGGCCGCTTCGACCTCGTGGTCTCCAATCCGCCTTATATTGCCAGCACGGATATACCCACGCTGGAGGTGGAAGTGCGCACGCACGACCCGCTTCTGGCGCTCGACGGCGGTGCCGACGGGCTCGACGCCTACCGCGCCATCACCGCCGCCCTGCCGCGTCTTCTGGCGCCGGGAGGGCGGGCGATCCTGGAACTCGGCATCGGCCAGGAGACCGATGTGGTGGCCCTGCTCGCGGCGAGCGGCGTTCCGGCGGACGGGCCGGCACGGCGCGATCTGGGCGATGTCGCCCGCGCCATCGTGACGGCTCCGGCCTGA
- the ptsP gene encoding phosphoenolpyruvate--protein phosphotransferase yields MRGALGGPRVLLRRLREVMAEPVSAQDRLDKIVVLIAANMVAEVCSVYVLRVDGTLELYATEGLNRSAVHLTVMRIDEGLVGTVAREAEPISLSNAQAHPAFSYRPETGEEIYHSFLGVPILRSGNTLGVLVVQNRAHRSYTEEEIEALQTTAMVLAEIIASGELTAMALPGAEPAARRPLHLTGLALSEGIGLGHVVLHEPRIEVTKVIADDLPAELNRLDGAVQTLRASIDIMLEDEGVARVGEHRDILEAYRMFAHDRGWIGRMREAVMTGLTAEGAVERVQSDTRARMLRMTDPYLRERMHDLDDLANRLLRQLTGRSGGPEQNKLPDNAIIVARNMSPAALLDYDRTRIRGLVLEEGAATSHLTIVARALGIAAVGHVENIVGVVDAGDAIIVDGIGGEVHVRPPADVEVAYAEKVRFRAKRLEQYAALRDLPTVTKDGVEVELHLNAGLLVDLPHIEETGASGIGLFRTELQFMIASAFPRTNEQLKLYRSVLDVAGDRPVVFRTLDIGGDKVLPYMRAIEEENPALGWRAIRLGLDRPGLLRSQVRALLRAATGRELRLIFPMVSAVEEFDRARHIVERELTHLRRHGHGLPDRVLIGVMLEVPALLFQLDQLFEKVDFASVGSNDLVQFLYAADRGNPRVADRFDALAPSTLRALKLIADKAAEYGKSVTLCGELASRPLEALALAAIGYRKLSLSPASYGPVKAMLLELDLGAVSKLVAPLLAVGSDVSTLRPQLKAFAEKSGLPL; encoded by the coding sequence ATGCGTGGCGCGCTCGGCGGCCCGCGCGTGCTTTTGAGACGGCTTCGCGAGGTCATGGCGGAGCCGGTCAGCGCGCAGGACCGCCTCGACAAGATCGTGGTTCTGATCGCGGCCAACATGGTGGCCGAGGTCTGTTCGGTCTATGTGCTGCGCGTCGACGGCACGCTCGAACTCTATGCCACCGAAGGTCTGAACCGCTCGGCGGTTCACTTGACCGTCATGCGCATCGACGAGGGCCTGGTCGGCACGGTCGCCCGCGAGGCCGAGCCGATCAGCCTGTCCAACGCGCAGGCGCACCCGGCCTTCTCCTACCGCCCGGAAACCGGCGAAGAGATCTACCACTCCTTCCTCGGCGTGCCGATCCTGCGCTCCGGCAACACGCTCGGCGTGCTGGTGGTGCAGAACCGCGCGCACCGCTCCTACACCGAGGAGGAGATCGAGGCGCTGCAGACCACCGCCATGGTGCTGGCGGAGATCATCGCCTCGGGTGAGCTCACCGCCATGGCGCTGCCCGGCGCCGAGCCCGCCGCCCGCCGCCCGCTGCATCTCACCGGCCTTGCGCTGTCGGAGGGCATCGGCCTCGGCCATGTGGTGCTGCACGAGCCGCGCATCGAGGTGACCAAGGTCATCGCCGACGACCTGCCGGCCGAGCTGAACCGGCTCGACGGCGCGGTCCAGACGCTGCGCGCCTCGATCGACATCATGCTGGAGGACGAGGGCGTCGCCCGCGTTGGCGAGCACCGCGACATTCTCGAAGCCTACCGCATGTTCGCCCATGATCGAGGCTGGATCGGCCGGATGCGCGAGGCGGTGATGACCGGCCTCACCGCCGAGGGCGCGGTCGAGCGCGTGCAGTCGGACACCCGCGCGCGCATGCTGCGCATGACCGATCCCTATCTGCGCGAGCGGATGCACGATCTCGACGATCTGGCCAACCGCCTGCTGCGCCAGCTCACCGGCCGCTCCGGTGGGCCCGAGCAGAACAAGCTGCCGGACAACGCCATCATCGTCGCCCGCAACATGAGCCCGGCGGCGCTGCTGGACTATGACCGCACGCGCATTCGCGGCCTGGTGCTGGAAGAAGGCGCGGCGACGAGCCACCTCACCATCGTCGCCCGCGCGCTCGGCATTGCCGCGGTCGGCCATGTCGAGAACATCGTCGGCGTGGTCGATGCCGGCGACGCCATCATCGTCGACGGCATTGGCGGCGAGGTGCATGTGCGCCCGCCGGCCGATGTCGAGGTGGCCTATGCCGAGAAGGTGCGCTTCCGCGCCAAGCGGCTCGAGCAATATGCAGCGCTGCGCGACCTGCCCACCGTCACCAAGGACGGGGTGGAGGTCGAGTTGCACCTCAATGCCGGCCTGCTGGTCGACCTGCCGCATATCGAGGAGACCGGCGCCTCCGGCATCGGGCTGTTCCGCACCGAACTTCAGTTCATGATCGCCTCGGCCTTCCCGCGCACCAATGAGCAGCTCAAGCTCTACCGCTCGGTGCTGGACGTGGCCGGCGACCGCCCGGTGGTGTTCCGAACGCTCGACATCGGTGGCGACAAGGTGCTGCCCTATATGCGGGCGATCGAGGAGGAGAACCCGGCCCTCGGCTGGCGCGCCATCCGCCTCGGCCTCGACCGGCCGGGCCTGTTGCGCAGCCAGGTCCGCGCGCTGCTGCGGGCGGCGACGGGGCGCGAACTTCGCCTCATCTTCCCGATGGTGTCGGCGGTGGAGGAATTCGACCGCGCGCGCCACATCGTCGAGCGCGAGCTGACCCATCTGCGCCGCCACGGCCATGGCCTGCCCGACCGCGTGCTGATCGGCGTGATGCTGGAAGTGCCGGCGCTGCTGTTCCAGCTCGACCAGCTGTTCGAGAAGGTGGATTTCGCCTCCGTCGGCTCCAACGACCTCGTCCAGTTCCTCTACGCCGCCGATCGCGGCAACCCGCGTGTCGCCGACCGGTTCGACGCGCTGGCGCCCTCGACGTTACGCGCGCTGAAGCTCATCGCCGACAAGGCGGCCGAGTACGGCAAGTCGGTGACGCTGTGCGGCGAGCTGGCCTCGCGCCCGCTGGAAGCGCTGGCGCTGGCGGCCATCGGCTATCGCAAGCTGTCGCTCTCGCCCGCCTCCTATGGGCCGGTGAAGGCGATGCTGCTGGAGCTCGACCTCGGCGCGGTCTCCAAACTGGTGGCGCCGCTGCTCGCCGTCGGCTCCGACGTCTCGACGCTGCGTCCCCAGCTCAAGGCCTTCGCCGAAAAGTCCGGCCTGCCCCTGTGA
- the clpB gene encoding ATP-dependent chaperone ClpB, with translation MNFETYTERARGFVQSAQSLALREGNQQFTPEHLLKVLLDDPEGLCAGLIQRSGGDPRIVLADTEAALKKLPKVQGSGAGQVYLAPGTARVFEAAEQAAKKAGDGYVTVERLLLALALEKDSEAGKVLAKAGATPQRINAAIEALRKGRTADSATAENAYDALKKYARDLTEAAREGKLDPVIGRDEEIRRTIQVLSRRTKNNPVLIGEPGVGKTAIVEGLALRIVDGDVPESLKDKSLLALDMGSLIAGAKYRGEFEERLKSVLSEVTAAEGGIILFIDEMHTLVGAGKSDGAMDASNLLKPALARGELHCVGATTLDEYRKHVEKDPALARRFQPVFVSEPTVEDTISILRGIKEKYELHHGVRITDSSLVAAATLSNRYITDRFLPDKAIDLVDEAAARLRMQVDSKPEELDSIDREIVRRRIEQEALKKESDAGSKDRLKKLEKELAELEEQSAALTQRWRAEKEKLGDAQKLKSDLEKARADLAIAQRNGEYQKAGELAYGTIPALEKKLAAIEAKDDARELAAEVKTGTMMEEAVTPDHVAQVVSRWTGVPVDRMLEGEKEKLLRMEEVLATRVIGQKEAVEAVSTAVRRARAGLQDPNRPIGSFIFLGPTGVGKTELTKALASFLFDDDTALVRIDMSEYMEKHAVSRLIGAPPGYVGYEEGGALTEAVRRRPYQVVLFDEVEKAHPDVFNVLLQVLDDGRLTDGQGRTVDFRNTLIIMTSNLGAEYLVAQKDGEDSEGVREEVMSVVRGHFRPEFLNRVDEIVLFHRLRRDQMGAIVDIQVKRLEKLLEERKIALEITPEARDFLAEKGYDPAYGARPLKRVIQKLLQDPLAGRILAGTVKDGDVVRVERGANELLFDTRPGAVDEAA, from the coding sequence ATGAATTTCGAGACCTATACCGAGCGCGCGCGCGGCTTCGTTCAGTCCGCCCAGTCGCTTGCCCTTCGTGAGGGCAACCAGCAATTCACCCCCGAGCACCTGTTGAAGGTGCTGCTCGACGATCCCGAAGGCTTGTGCGCCGGGCTGATCCAGCGCTCCGGCGGCGATCCGCGCATCGTGCTCGCCGATACCGAGGCGGCGCTGAAGAAGCTGCCCAAGGTGCAGGGCTCGGGCGCCGGGCAGGTCTATCTCGCGCCGGGCACCGCGCGTGTCTTCGAGGCGGCGGAGCAGGCGGCCAAGAAGGCGGGCGACGGCTATGTCACGGTCGAGCGGCTGCTGCTCGCTCTGGCGCTGGAGAAGGACAGCGAGGCCGGCAAGGTGCTCGCCAAGGCCGGCGCCACGCCGCAGCGGATCAACGCCGCCATCGAGGCGCTGCGGAAAGGCCGCACGGCGGATAGCGCGACGGCGGAAAACGCCTATGACGCTCTGAAGAAATACGCCCGCGACCTCACGGAAGCGGCGCGCGAGGGCAAGCTCGACCCGGTGATCGGCCGCGACGAGGAAATTCGCCGCACCATTCAGGTTCTCTCCCGCCGCACCAAGAACAACCCGGTGCTGATCGGCGAGCCCGGCGTCGGCAAGACCGCCATCGTCGAGGGCCTCGCTCTGCGCATCGTCGATGGCGACGTGCCGGAGAGCCTCAAGGACAAGAGCCTGCTGGCCCTCGACATGGGCTCGCTGATCGCCGGCGCGAAATATCGCGGCGAGTTCGAGGAGCGGCTGAAGTCGGTGCTGTCGGAAGTGACGGCGGCCGAGGGCGGCATCATCCTGTTCATCGACGAGATGCACACCCTCGTCGGGGCCGGCAAGAGCGACGGGGCGATGGACGCCTCGAACCTGCTCAAGCCCGCTCTGGCGCGTGGCGAATTGCATTGCGTCGGCGCGACGACGCTCGACGAGTACCGCAAGCATGTGGAGAAGGATCCGGCGCTGGCCCGCCGCTTCCAGCCCGTCTTCGTCTCCGAGCCGACGGTGGAGGACACGATCTCCATCCTGCGCGGCATCAAGGAGAAGTACGAGCTGCATCACGGCGTGCGCATCACCGACAGCTCCCTTGTGGCGGCGGCGACGCTGTCCAACCGCTACATCACCGACCGCTTCCTGCCCGACAAGGCGATCGACCTTGTGGACGAGGCGGCGGCGCGCCTGCGCATGCAGGTGGATTCCAAGCCCGAGGAACTGGACAGCATCGATCGCGAGATCGTGCGCCGGCGCATCGAGCAGGAGGCGCTGAAGAAGGAGAGCGATGCGGGCTCGAAGGACCGGCTGAAGAAGCTGGAAAAGGAGCTGGCGGAGCTGGAGGAGCAGTCGGCCGCGCTCACCCAGCGCTGGAGGGCGGAAAAGGAAAAGCTCGGCGACGCCCAGAAGCTGAAGAGCGATCTGGAAAAGGCGAGAGCGGACCTCGCCATCGCCCAGCGCAATGGCGAGTACCAGAAGGCGGGCGAGCTCGCCTATGGCACCATTCCGGCGCTGGAGAAGAAGCTCGCCGCCATCGAGGCGAAGGACGACGCGCGTGAACTCGCGGCCGAGGTGAAGACCGGTACCATGATGGAGGAGGCGGTGACGCCCGACCATGTGGCCCAGGTCGTCTCGCGCTGGACCGGCGTGCCCGTCGACCGGATGCTGGAAGGCGAGAAGGAGAAGCTGCTGCGCATGGAGGAGGTGCTCGCCACGCGCGTCATCGGCCAGAAGGAGGCCGTGGAGGCCGTCTCGACCGCGGTGCGTCGCGCGCGGGCGGGCCTTCAGGATCCCAACCGGCCGATCGGCTCCTTCATCTTCCTCGGCCCCACCGGCGTCGGCAAGACCGAGCTGACCAAGGCGTTGGCGTCGTTCCTGTTCGACGACGACACCGCCCTCGTGCGTATCGACATGTCCGAATACATGGAGAAGCACGCGGTCTCCCGGCTCATCGGCGCGCCTCCCGGCTATGTCGGCTATGAGGAGGGCGGGGCGCTGACCGAGGCGGTGCGGCGCCGGCCCTATCAGGTCGTGCTGTTCGATGAGGTGGAGAAGGCGCACCCGGACGTGTTCAACGTCCTCCTGCAGGTGCTCGACGATGGGCGCCTGACGGATGGGCAGGGCCGCACGGTCGACTTCCGCAACACGCTGATCATCATGACCTCGAATCTCGGCGCCGAATATCTCGTCGCGCAGAAGGACGGCGAGGATTCGGAAGGCGTGCGCGAGGAGGTCATGTCGGTGGTGCGCGGGCATTTCCGGCCGGAATTCCTCAACCGCGTCGACGAGATCGTGCTGTTCCACCGGCTGCGGCGTGACCAGATGGGCGCCATCGTCGACATCCAGGTCAAGCGGCTGGAGAAGCTGCTTGAGGAGCGCAAGATCGCGCTGGAGATCACCCCGGAGGCGCGCGATTTCCTCGCCGAGAAGGGCTACGACCCGGCCTATGGCGCGCGCCCGCTGAAGCGCGTGATCCAGAAGCTGCTGCAGGATCCGCTCGCCGGGCGCATCCTCGCCGGCACGGTGAAGGATGGCGATGTGGTCCGGGTCGAGCGCGGGGCGAACGAACTGCTGTTCGACACCCGCCCCGGCGCGGTGGACGAGGCGGCCTGA
- a CDS encoding aspartate kinase yields the protein MARLVMKFGGTSVANIERIRNVARHVKREIEAGHEVAVVVSAMSGKTNELVGWCRETAVLHDAREYDAIVASGELVTSGLLAIALQDMGIPARSWQGWQLPISTDDAHGSARILDVNGTNIIERFAHGEVAVIAGFQGIHLPSGRVTTLGRGGSDTSAVAVAAGIKADRCDIYTDVDGVYTTDPRIVPKAKRLDKVAFEEMLEMASLGAKVLQVRSVELAMVHKVRTFVRSSFTDPNAPELMTAGDPPGTLICDEEEIVESEVVTGIAFARDEAQVSIRRVPDKPGIAASVFVPLADAHINVDMIVQNISAEGFTDITFTVPTADFERAKAALAVVKDDIGFETIEGATDVVKISVIGIGMRSHAGVAAKAFKALSERGINIRAISTSEIKISVLIDAAYTELAVRTLHSVYGLDA from the coding sequence ATGGCACGTCTGGTGATGAAGTTCGGCGGCACATCGGTCGCCAACATTGAGCGCATTCGCAATGTGGCGCGCCATGTGAAACGGGAGATCGAGGCGGGCCACGAGGTGGCGGTGGTGGTCTCGGCCATGTCCGGCAAGACCAATGAGCTGGTCGGCTGGTGCCGCGAGACCGCCGTGCTGCACGACGCCCGCGAATATGACGCCATCGTCGCTTCGGGCGAGCTGGTGACCTCCGGCCTGCTGGCCATCGCGCTGCAGGACATGGGCATTCCGGCCCGCTCCTGGCAGGGCTGGCAGCTCCCCATCTCCACCGACGACGCCCATGGCTCGGCCCGCATCCTCGACGTGAACGGGACGAACATCATCGAGCGCTTCGCCCATGGCGAGGTCGCGGTGATCGCCGGCTTCCAGGGCATCCACCTGCCCTCCGGCCGGGTGACCACGCTCGGCCGCGGCGGCTCGGACACCAGCGCGGTGGCGGTCGCCGCCGGCATCAAGGCCGACCGCTGCGACATCTACACCGACGTCGACGGCGTCTACACCACCGACCCCCGCATCGTTCCCAAGGCGAAGCGGCTCGACAAGGTGGCGTTCGAGGAAATGCTGGAAATGGCCTCGCTCGGGGCCAAGGTGCTTCAGGTGCGCTCGGTCGAGCTCGCCATGGTGCACAAGGTGCGCACCTTCGTGCGCTCCAGCTTCACCGATCCGAATGCCCCGGAACTCATGACCGCCGGCGACCCGCCCGGCACCCTGATCTGCGACGAGGAGGAAATCGTGGAGAGTGAAGTCGTCACCGGCATCGCCTTCGCCCGGGACGAAGCCCAGGTGAGCATCCGCCGCGTGCCGGACAAGCCTGGCATCGCCGCCAGCGTGTTCGTGCCGCTCGCCGACGCCCACATCAATGTCGACATGATCGTGCAGAACATTTCGGCCGAGGGCTTCACCGACATCACCTTCACCGTCCCGACCGCGGATTTCGAGCGCGCCAAGGCGGCGCTCGCCGTGGTGAAGGACGATATCGGCTTCGAGACCATCGAGGGCGCGACGGATGTCGTGAAGATCTCGGTGATCGGCATCGGCATGCGCTCGCATGCCGGCGTCGCGGCGAAGGCGTTCAAGGCGCTGTCCGAGCGCGGCATCAATATCCGCGCCATCTCGACCTCCGAGATCAAGATCTCGGTGCTGATCGATGCGGCCTATACCGAACTTGCCGTTCGGACGCTGCATTCGGTATACGGGCTGGACGCCTGA
- the ubiG gene encoding bifunctional 2-polyprenyl-6-hydroxyphenol methylase/3-demethylubiquinol 3-O-methyltransferase UbiG translates to MTETATTVDPREVERFAALAAEWWNPRGKMRVLHKFNPVRLAYLREHLTAHFGRDPRAIRPLEGLRLVDIGCGGGLLSEPLARMGADVVGIDPAERNVRIAGLHAQESGVPVDYRATTAEALADAGERFDVVMAMEVVEHVADVGLFLARASEMVKPGGLMIAATLNRTKRAFALAIVGAEYVLGWLPKGTHDWNKFVTPEELEAALAAGGLSVIDRQGVVFNPLADEWRRSSDLSINYMMLAERPA, encoded by the coding sequence ATGACCGAGACCGCCACTACCGTCGATCCCCGCGAGGTCGAGCGCTTCGCCGCTCTCGCCGCCGAATGGTGGAATCCGCGCGGCAAGATGCGCGTGCTGCACAAGTTCAACCCGGTGCGCCTCGCTTATCTGCGGGAACATCTCACCGCGCATTTCGGCCGCGACCCGCGCGCCATCCGCCCGCTGGAGGGGCTGCGCCTTGTCGATATCGGCTGCGGCGGTGGGCTGCTGAGCGAGCCCTTGGCGCGTATGGGGGCTGATGTCGTCGGCATTGACCCGGCCGAGCGCAATGTGCGCATCGCCGGCCTGCACGCGCAGGAGAGCGGCGTTCCCGTCGATTACCGCGCCACCACGGCCGAGGCGCTGGCCGATGCCGGCGAGCGATTCGACGTGGTGATGGCGATGGAGGTCGTCGAGCATGTCGCCGATGTCGGGCTGTTCCTCGCCCGCGCCAGCGAGATGGTGAAGCCGGGCGGCCTGATGATCGCGGCGACGCTGAACCGCACCAAGCGCGCCTTCGCCCTCGCCATTGTCGGCGCCGAATATGTGCTGGGCTGGCTGCCCAAGGGCACGCATGACTGGAACAAGTTCGTCACCCCTGAGGAACTGGAGGCGGCGCTGGCGGCGGGCGGCCTGAGCGTGATCGACCGCCAGGGCGTGGTGTTCAACCCGCTGGCCGATGAGTGGCGGCGCTCCAGCGATCTGTCGATCAACTACATGATGCTGGCCGAGCGGCCAGCATGA
- a CDS encoding MOSC domain-containing protein: MSESTEDAELPAAETPAPAAPITFATLSSIYRYPVKGLTPERLDVVELEAGRYFPGDRLFAIENGPSGFIPEAPAFQPKIKFLMLMRNERLAALDARYDDASGELVIGHEGTEAVRGDLRTPEGRAAIEGFFQRYSRYELRGAPKVLAAPEGFRFVDTTEGFVSLINLASCRALGEVIGQPLDPLRFRANLYLDGLEPWEEFDLVGQTIDVGNHVKLRITERIIRCAATNVDPVTAKRDLDVPGTLMRTLGHAYCGIFAEVVQGGLLAEGDSLRITL, from the coding sequence ATGAGCGAATCGACCGAAGATGCGGAACTTCCCGCCGCCGAGACGCCCGCTCCGGCGGCGCCGATCACCTTTGCCACTCTTTCCTCGATCTATCGTTACCCCGTGAAGGGGTTGACGCCCGAGCGGCTCGACGTGGTCGAGCTGGAGGCGGGGCGCTATTTTCCGGGAGACCGGCTCTTCGCCATCGAGAATGGCCCGTCGGGCTTCATTCCCGAGGCGCCGGCCTTCCAGCCCAAGATCAAGTTCCTCATGCTGATGCGCAATGAGCGCCTCGCCGCGCTCGACGCGCGCTACGACGATGCGTCGGGCGAGCTGGTGATCGGGCACGAAGGCACGGAGGCTGTGCGCGGCGATCTGCGCACCCCCGAGGGACGGGCGGCCATTGAGGGCTTCTTCCAGCGCTACTCGCGCTATGAACTGCGCGGCGCGCCCAAGGTGCTGGCGGCACCCGAGGGTTTCCGTTTCGTCGACACAACGGAAGGCTTCGTCTCGCTGATCAATCTGGCGAGCTGCCGGGCGCTGGGCGAGGTCATCGGCCAGCCGCTCGACCCGCTGCGCTTCCGGGCCAATCTCTACCTCGACGGGCTGGAGCCCTGGGAGGAGTTCGATCTGGTCGGCCAGACCATCGACGTCGGTAATCATGTGAAGCTGCGGATCACCGAGCGGATCATCCGCTGCGCGGCGACCAATGTGGACCCGGTCACCGCCAAGCGCGATCTCGATGTGCCGGGCACGCTGATGCGCACGCTCGGCCATGCCTATTGCGGCATCTTCGCCGAAGTGGTGCAGGGCGGCCTGCTGGCCGAGGGCGATTCGCTGCGCATCACGCTCTGA
- the prfA gene encoding peptide chain release factor 1: MTALPDARLDQLLARHAEIEHALSGSPDAETYVRLSREFSDLAPLIESVKALRAAERDRKGAQALIDDAAGDAEMTELAREEARELDARIEQLSHAVRLALLPKDAMDARGVILEVRGGTGGDEAALFAGDLFRMYERFAALNGWSVEVLSLTEGTAGGYKEIIAALHGAGAYAKLKFESGVHRVQRVPETEASGRIHTSAATVAVLPEVEAVDIDINESDLRIDVFRASGAGGQHVNKTESAVRITHIPTGTVVAVQDERSQHKNKARAMGLLRARLFEAEREKRDSARASERKVQVGSGDRSERIRTYNYPQGRVTDHRIGLTLYKLPEIVAGEGLGELVEALTTEYQAALLAEAESAGWGER, translated from the coding sequence GTGACCGCCCTCCCCGATGCCCGGCTGGACCAGCTGCTCGCGCGCCACGCGGAGATCGAGCACGCGCTCTCCGGCAGCCCGGATGCTGAGACCTATGTCCGCCTTTCCCGCGAGTTTTCCGATCTCGCCCCGCTGATCGAGAGCGTCAAGGCGCTGCGGGCAGCCGAGCGCGACCGCAAGGGCGCGCAGGCGCTGATCGACGATGCGGCGGGCGATGCGGAAATGACCGAGCTTGCCCGCGAGGAGGCGCGCGAGCTCGACGCGCGGATCGAGCAGCTCAGCCATGCGGTGCGCCTCGCCCTTCTGCCGAAGGACGCGATGGATGCGCGCGGCGTCATCCTCGAAGTGCGCGGCGGCACCGGCGGTGACGAGGCGGCGCTGTTCGCCGGCGACCTGTTTCGCATGTATGAGCGCTTCGCCGCGCTGAATGGCTGGTCGGTCGAGGTGCTCTCGCTGACCGAGGGCACGGCGGGCGGCTACAAGGAAATCATCGCCGCGCTGCATGGCGCCGGTGCCTATGCCAAGCTGAAATTCGAATCCGGCGTCCACCGCGTGCAGCGCGTACCGGAGACGGAAGCTTCCGGCCGCATCCACACCTCCGCCGCGACCGTGGCGGTGCTGCCGGAAGTCGAGGCGGTCGATATCGACATCAACGAATCCGACCTGCGCATCGACGTGTTCCGCGCCTCCGGCGCCGGCGGCCAGCACGTCAACAAGACCGAGAGCGCGGTGCGCATCACCCACATCCCCACCGGCACGGTGGTGGCGGTGCAGGATGAGCGCTCCCAGCATAAGAACAAGGCCCGCGCCATGGGCCTCCTGCGCGCCCGCCTGTTCGAGGCGGAGCGCGAGAAACGTGATTCGGCCCGCGCCAGCGAGCGCAAGGTGCAGGTCGGCTCGGGCGACCGGTCGGAGCGTATCCGCACTTACAACTACCCGCAGGGCCGCGTGACCGACCATCGCATCGGCCTCACCCTCTACAAGCTGCCGGAAATCGTCGCCGGCGAGGGGCTGGGCGAGCTGGTCGAGGCGCTGACCACCGAATATCAGGCTGCGTTGCTGGCGGAAGCGGAGAGCGCCGGCTGGGGTGAGCGGTGA
- a CDS encoding DUF4167 domain-containing protein, protein MRNNNQQKRMRGRNNNRRSQNPLTRVYESNGPDVKVRGTAQHIVEKYQQLARDAQASGDHVAAENYLQHAEHYYRIIVAAQAQFGVQGQPFSRNDDEEYDEDFEEGGADSQPAFQAREPQHPRDNGRDNGNRDGNRENGNRDNGNRENGNRDNAPRDFYRDRDNRDRDNRDRDNRDRDNRDRGDRNRDRNQERGQDRNPDRSQDRNQDRNPDRNQDRPERAPREERSEGRENRWRDRPYREPREPRVEAGENAGYRDPAQQPQPRLGPAVEVEIGLPAFITQASSPAPVAPAARTETAVEAPVKVEAPVAAAPAAPVKEPRAPRRAKAPPAEAPAAEAPVEAAPKAEEGEARAPRTRRRRYRAAEGEAEGGSEAASPAPAEAGE, encoded by the coding sequence ATGCGAAATAACAACCAGCAGAAGCGTATGCGTGGCCGGAACAATAACCGGCGCAGCCAGAACCCGCTCACCCGCGTCTATGAGTCGAACGGCCCGGATGTGAAGGTGCGCGGCACGGCCCAGCACATCGTCGAGAAGTACCAGCAGCTGGCGCGCGACGCGCAGGCATCGGGCGACCATGTCGCGGCCGAGAACTATCTGCAGCACGCGGAGCACTATTACCGCATCATCGTCGCCGCTCAGGCGCAGTTCGGCGTGCAGGGTCAGCCCTTCAGCCGCAACGACGATGAAGAATATGACGAGGACTTCGAGGAGGGCGGCGCCGACAGTCAGCCGGCCTTCCAGGCCCGCGAGCCGCAGCACCCGCGTGACAATGGCCGCGACAACGGCAATCGCGATGGAAACCGCGAGAATGGCAATCGCGACAATGGGAACCGTGAGAACGGCAACCGCGACAATGCCCCGCGCGACTTCTACCGCGACCGCGACAACCGCGACCGCGACAACCGGGATCGCGACAATCGCGACCGGGACAACCGCGATCGCGGCGACCGCAACCGTGACCGGAACCAGGAGCGCGGTCAGGACCGTAACCCCGACCGGAGCCAGGATCGGAATCAGGATCGCAATCCCGACCGGAATCAGGACCGTCCCGAGCGTGCGCCGCGCGAGGAGCGCAGCGAGGGTCGCGAGAATCGCTGGCGCGACCGCCCCTACCGCGAGCCGCGTGAGCCCCGCGTCGAGGCGGGCGAGAATGCTGGCTATCGCGATCCCGCGCAGCAGCCGCAGCCGCGCCTCGGCCCCGCGGTCGAGGTCGAGATCGGCCTGCCGGCGTTCATCACCCAGGCAAGCAGCCCCGCCCCGGTGGCGCCGGCCGCCCGCACGGAAACCGCCGTCGAAGCGCCCGTGAAGGTAGAGGCCCCGGTCGCCGCCGCGCCGGCCGCGCCCGTCAAGGAGCCGCGCGCCCCGCGTCGCGCCAAGGCTCCGCCGGCTGAGGCGCCCGCCGCCGAAGCCCCGGTGGAAGCCGCGCCCAAGGCTGAGGAAGGTGAGGCCCGCGCGCCGCGCACCCGCCGCCGCCGCTACCGCGCCGCGGAAGGTGAGGCCGAAGGCGGCAGCGAGGCGGCAAGCCCGGCCCCCGCCGAAGCCGGCGAGTGA